A single genomic interval of Chryseobacterium paludis harbors:
- a CDS encoding isoaspartyl peptidase/L-asparaginase — protein sequence MKIIIHGGFFSESDQSHEVKVAKQNSLKNIAQKAFEFLQTHSAFDTVAYAVSLLEDDELFNAGIGSQIQSDGIIRMSAAIMDGETQKLSGVINIQDVKNPIFVAKDLMKEDDRVLGGRGAKKYASEHGFENFSTEIPQRRKEYEAKLNNGGKGTVGCVAIDQNGKLAVATSTGGKGFEIPGRISDSATVAGNYANSVCAVSCTGVGEDIVSNATATKIVTRVTDGMTLENAFQKTFEELKTIDGFAGAIAIDKNGNIYHQDSYPTMVFASYDGQNFEIFN from the coding sequence ATGAAAATAATTATCCATGGTGGATTTTTCTCTGAAAGCGATCAAAGCCATGAAGTAAAAGTTGCCAAACAAAATTCATTAAAAAATATAGCCCAAAAGGCTTTTGAGTTTTTACAGACTCATTCTGCCTTTGATACTGTGGCTTATGCCGTTTCTCTTTTAGAAGACGATGAACTTTTTAATGCCGGAATAGGCTCTCAGATTCAAAGTGATGGGATAATCCGTATGAGCGCTGCTATCATGGATGGTGAAACTCAGAAATTAAGTGGTGTCATCAATATTCAGGATGTAAAGAATCCTATTTTTGTGGCTAAAGATTTAATGAAAGAAGATGATCGTGTATTAGGAGGAAGAGGTGCTAAAAAATATGCTTCAGAGCACGGTTTTGAAAATTTTTCAACAGAAATTCCCCAAAGGAGAAAAGAATACGAAGCTAAACTTAATAATGGAGGAAAAGGAACTGTTGGCTGTGTTGCGATCGATCAGAATGGTAAACTGGCTGTTGCCACCTCAACAGGAGGAAAGGGTTTTGAAATTCCAGGAAGAATTTCCGATTCAGCAACTGTTGCCGGCAATTATGCCAATTCAGTATGCGCTGTAAGTTGTACAGGTGTTGGAGAAGATATCGTAAGCAATGCTACGGCAACAAAAATTGTAACAAGGGTTACAGATGGAATGACTTTAGAAAATGCCTTTCAGAAAACTTTTGAAGAATTAAAAACGATTGACGGATTTGCAGGTGCGATTGCTATTGATAAAAATGGAAATATCTATCACCAAGATTCTTATCCTACCATGGTCTTCGCAAGTTATGATGGTCAAAATTTTGAAATCTTCAATTAA
- a CDS encoding cyanophycinase, which translates to MKPVGKLIVIGGAVNKGSFAETDYDQNIEKNLNFFERGILRKIINESKLKENSIIEVVTTASQIPQIVGTEYKKAFEFLGAKNVNILDIHNREEANSDAMVARANAADVVMFTGGDQLRLTSILGGTRFHDTILLKYQEQDFIYSGTSAGAAAASENMIYQGSSSEALLKGEIKTTQGLGLIDNVIIDTHFVQRGRIGRLFQAVVNNPRTLGIGLGEDTGLFIHNDVMTAVGSGLVIIVDGRFIKDTNLTNINLGEPISIDNLTVHVMSMNDHYDLTTKTLTIENSQFNPIPQDK; encoded by the coding sequence ATGAAACCCGTTGGAAAATTAATTGTTATCGGAGGCGCTGTAAATAAAGGAAGTTTTGCAGAAACCGATTATGATCAGAATATAGAAAAGAACCTTAATTTTTTTGAAAGAGGTATTTTAAGAAAGATCATTAATGAATCTAAGCTAAAAGAAAACTCTATTATAGAAGTAGTGACTACTGCTTCACAAATCCCACAAATTGTAGGAACCGAATATAAGAAGGCTTTTGAGTTTTTAGGTGCAAAAAATGTTAACATTCTTGATATCCACAACCGTGAAGAAGCCAATTCTGATGCTATGGTAGCGAGAGCTAATGCAGCTGATGTTGTTATGTTTACGGGTGGAGACCAGCTTAGGCTTACCTCTATTCTTGGTGGAACAAGATTCCACGATACTATTTTATTAAAATATCAGGAACAGGATTTCATTTATTCCGGAACTTCTGCGGGAGCTGCTGCAGCTTCTGAAAACATGATTTACCAAGGAAGTAGTTCTGAAGCTTTATTAAAAGGAGAAATAAAAACGACACAAGGTTTAGGACTTATTGATAATGTAATTATTGATACCCACTTTGTACAAAGAGGAAGAATCGGAAGACTTTTTCAGGCTGTTGTCAATAATCCAAGAACATTGGGAATTGGTTTGGGAGAAGATACAGGCCTTTTCATACATAATGATGTAATGACGGCGGTAGGTTCTGGGCTTGTTATTATCGTAGATGGTAGATTTATCAAAGACACCAACCTTACCAATATCAATTTGGGAGAACCGATCTCTATCGATAACTTAACAGTACATGTAATGTCGATGAATGATCATTATGATCTTACTACAAAGACCCTGACTATAGAGAATTCACAGTTTAATCCAATTCCACAAGACAAATAA